The following coding sequences are from one Desulfobacterales bacterium window:
- the msrB gene encoding peptide-methionine (R)-S-oxide reductase MsrB, with translation MRTLKIAMLILAVALLGYYPVKSMDNKMEGKMDEKSRNTKEAVFAGGCFWCTESDFEKVDGVSEVISGYTGGNLTNPTYNQVSAGGTGHIEAVKVIYDPEKISYEKLLEIFWRHVDPTDAGGQFVDRGSQYRSAIFYATEEERQLAEASKKKLAAAGPFKKPIDTDILRLGPFYKAEAYHQDYYRNNPIRYNWYRSGSGRDQFLKEAWANTDEGMKTKAMEAKPTSSMKDTGKSGKAMEPMEKDMGGGMKNDMNTDMKKSGMTPSSTGPMYVIPDEKELRKRLTPMQYKVTRQEGTEPPFRNEYWDNHKEGIYVDIISGEPLFSSTDKFESGTGWPSFTRPLEPDNIVERSDSAFFMVRTEVRSKHADSHLGHVFDDGPKPTGLRYCINSAALRFIPKAAGARQSRD, from the coding sequence ATGAGAACATTAAAAATTGCAATGCTTATTCTGGCAGTAGCCCTTTTGGGCTATTACCCGGTTAAAAGCATGGATAATAAAATGGAGGGAAAGATGGACGAAAAATCCCGAAATACGAAGGAAGCGGTTTTTGCCGGCGGTTGTTTCTGGTGCACGGAATCGGATTTTGAAAAAGTCGACGGTGTCAGTGAGGTCATATCGGGGTACACCGGCGGGAACTTGACGAATCCGACCTATAATCAGGTTTCAGCAGGCGGTACCGGCCATATCGAAGCCGTAAAAGTCATTTACGATCCTGAAAAGATTAGTTATGAGAAGCTGCTGGAGATTTTCTGGCGGCATGTGGACCCCACGGACGCGGGCGGCCAGTTTGTGGATAGGGGCTCCCAATATCGAAGCGCCATATTTTATGCAACCGAAGAAGAGCGTCAACTGGCCGAGGCCTCCAAGAAAAAACTGGCGGCTGCAGGGCCCTTTAAAAAACCGATTGACACCGATATCCTCCGGCTCGGGCCGTTTTATAAGGCTGAAGCATATCACCAGGATTATTACAGAAACAACCCGATCCGCTACAACTGGTACCGCTCCGGTTCCGGACGAGACCAGTTCCTGAAAGAGGCCTGGGCGAATACGGATGAAGGTATGAAGACAAAAGCAATGGAGGCGAAGCCTACCAGCAGCATGAAGGATACGGGCAAGAGCGGTAAGGCAATGGAACCCATGGAAAAAGATATGGGCGGCGGTATGAAAAATGATATGAATACGGATATGAAAAAGAGCGGGATGACGCCCTCAAGTACTGGGCCCATGTATGTGATTCCAGATGAAAAGGAACTTCGCAAGCGCCTGACGCCCATGCAGTATAAGGTCACCCGCCAGGAGGGCACCGAGCCCCCCTTTAGAAACGAATACTGGGACAATCACAAAGAGGGCATTTACGTCGACATCATATCAGGGGAGCCGCTTTTCAGTTCCACTGACAAGTTCGAGTCCGGAACCGGGTGGCCGAGTTTTACCCGACCGCTGGAACCGGATAATATCGTTGAGAGAAGCGACAGCGCCTTTTTCATGGTTCGCACCGAAGTGCGCAGCAAGCACGCGGACTCGCATCTGGGCCACGTTTTCGACGACGGGCCTAAACCCACGGGGCTGCGTTACTGCATCAACTCGGCCGCACTGCGGTTTATCCCCAAGGCTGCTGGAGCTCGCCAAAGCCGTGACTGA